From the genome of Bactrocera oleae isolate idBacOlea1 chromosome 2, idBacOlea1, whole genome shotgun sequence, one region includes:
- the LOC118681811 gene encoding O-acyltransferase like protein, with the protein MCKLPLTFLLLIIVVISLPINGNLNEYSKVRKNQLSLSDILQYNTILFPLTTVSKAELVGEQCHARLQDLRRGILERNFWALKALDASGKISPAFMLGDNLWLGNGQLCEAARSGLNLDISRYVTHKMNMSLLTEKAPFDVDYRVIYAAHNSSYQADVVYGQSRLLLHIGLCVPTECNSQELMQLVTAYFESEIFQSLDLHMIKPRLLNVKTMAFKAVDFYKMIAFKLVVAFVAYTLFMTLFAYYLHRRLLSSTNAHIKPSSFQAFVLCYDLQLNCSKILAPPDTAFNTFAFLNGGRIEGSLISTFFHTFILLKAIVSNPTQLFTYVSRIGNMEVAMDVFLLISGFLQAYTYLRNQSQLERIRRLNFSRSVWEIVKLTFHRYLRLAPLYYFMLCISYLTLKYNDSTTVFNLSGFITEKCEQYWWRNVLFIHNLYDHKDMCLIWTWFLSCEMQFAITLTVLLVLYAKHPKYAKIFVLLLLIASLACQTIVALQVNFQISLETTFANFTQFYANPLVRIFPYLGGALTCWLYLEYNAQLQSYKLLTNFYSQLIHLVFMICMRTAPLGRGYSVHVETFIFVLQRCLYTLSGCWSIIAIANNRLRWYGRFLSAKIFQKAIHVSYALSLLNSLVIICLFTAGSKLVFVEPIRMCVLYIGLIIILHILSFPLTVLFEMPYRNISSLLTKRGLAKRAKSS; encoded by the exons ATGTGCAAACTACCGTtgacttttttattactaataATCGTGGTTATTTCACTGCCAATAAACGgtaatttaaatgaatattctAAAGTACGGAAAAATCAACTGAGTTTGTCAGATATATTGCAATACAACACCATACTTTTCCCACTGACTACCGTAAGCAAAGCCGAACTAGTGGGCGAACAATGTCACGCGCGACTGCAGGATCTGCGACGCGGCATTTTGGAGCGCAACTTTTGGGCGCTTAAAG caCTTGACGCCTCTGGCAAAATATCGCCCGCTTTCATGCTCGGCGATAATTTATGGCTGGGTAACGGTCAGCTGTGCGAGGCAGCACGGAGCGGACTTAACTTGGATATTTCCCGCTATGTGACGCACAAAATGAATATGTCTCTGCTAACGGAGAAAGCGCCTTTTGATGTGGACTATCGCGTTATTTATGCAGCTCATAATTCTTCGTATCAAGCAGACGTCGTGTATGGGCAATCGCGGCTCCTGTTACACATCGGTTTGTGCGTGCCGACCGAATGCAACTCCCAAGAGTTGATGCAGTTGGTCACCGCATATTTTGAAAGTGAGATTTTTCAAAGTCTTGATCTTCATATGATCAAACCGCGTTTGCTAAATGTGAAGACAATGGCGTTTAAGGCGGtggatttttataaaatgattGCATTCAAATTAGTCGTAGCTTTTGTCGCTTACACACTGTTTATGACtttatttgcttattatttGCACAGAAGACTCTTATCAAGCACAAATGCTCACATAAAACCGAGCTCGTTTCAGGCATTTGTTCTTTGTTATGATCTCCAATTAAATTGTTCGAAGATACTCGCACCGCCCGATACCGCGTTCAATACATTTGCGTTCTTAAATGGTGGACGCATTGAGGGCTCTCTTATTTCCACATTTTTTCATACTTTCATATTGTTGAAAGCCATTGTCAGCAATCCGACACAGCTTTTCACTTATGTGAGCCGCATTGGAAATATGGAAGTGGCCATGGATGTGTTTTTACTAATCAG tgGATTTCTACAGGCCTATACCTATCTACGAAATCAAAGCCAATTAGAAAGAATAAGACGATTAAACTTCTCTCGAAGCGTTTGGGAAATCGTGAAACTGACATTTCATCGTTATCTCAG ATTGGCACCGCTCTACTATTTTATGTTATGTATTAGCTATTTAACGCTGAAATATAACGACAGTACAACCGTGTTTAATTTATCGGGTTTTATAACGGAAAAGTGTGAACAATACTGGTGGCGCAATGTGCTCTTCATTCACAATTTATACGATCACAAGGACATGTGCTTGATATGGACCTGGTTTTTGTCTTGCGAAATGCAATTTGCGATCACCTTGACAGTACTCTTGGTTTTATATGCTAA ACATCCTAAATATGCTAAGATTTTTGTATTGCTGCTACTTATAGCATCTTTGGCATGCCAAACAATCGTGGCCTTGCAAGTGAACTTTCAGATATCTTTGGAGACCACATTCGCTAACTTTACCCAGTTCTATGCGAATCCACTCGTACGAATTTTTCCATATCTCGGCGGTGCTCTCACTTGTTGGCTATACCTCGAATATAATGCACAGCTTCAATCTTATAAGCTTTTAACAAATTTCTACAGTCAACTCATTCATTTAGTATTTATGATTTGTATGCGGACCGCCCCATTGGGGCGTGGCTATTCAGTGCATGTGGAGACCTTTATATTTGTACTACAACGTTGTCTTTATACTCTGAGCGGCTGTTGGTCCATTATTGCTATAGCAAATAATCGCCTCCGTTGGTATGGTCGTTTTTTGAGTGCGAAAATCTTCCAAAAAGCAATTCATGTGTCCTATGCCCTGTCGTTGCTGAATTCTTTGGTTATTATTTGTCTTTTTACTGCGGGCAGTAAGTTGGTGTTTGTGGAACCGATCCGAATG tgTGTGCTATACATCGGACTTATcattattttgcatatattatcgTTCCCGTTGACTGTACTTTTTGAAATGCCTTATCGTAATATTTCCAGTTTATTGACAAAGCGAGGCCTAGCGAAGCGAGCGAAGTCATCATAA